One genomic window of bacterium includes the following:
- a CDS encoding cold-shock protein — protein sequence MAEGTVKWFSDSKGFGFIEQTEGPDVFVHFSAISGDGFKTLEEGQRVTFEVTDGPKGPQASSVSAL from the coding sequence ATGGCAGAAGGAACAGTAAAGTGGTTCAGCGATTCAAAAGGTTTCGGATTCATCGAGCAGACTGAGGGTCCCGACGTATTCGTGCACTTCTCGGCTATCTCGGGCGACGGTTTCAAAACCCTTGAAGAAGGCCAGAGAGTGACCTTCGAGGTTACGGACGGCCCCAAGGGCCCCCAGGCAAGCAGCGTCTCGGCTCTGTAA
- a CDS encoding isoprenylcysteine carboxylmethyltransferase family protein yields MKLFYLALLWSLWCALHSLLISRVVVSRLKERYKDRYRFHRVFFNLVSILTLTPVLIYSNSLRGDPFFSWSGAWRPVQLFLVMGAIVLFYAGGKHYDLWQFLGIRQATENESKKGLTETGGIDTSGILGVIRHPWYMAAILILWARPLDITVLVTNAVLTAYLFVGTVLEERKLVEEFGEEYRDYKKRVPMFFPWRRGNNNG; encoded by the coding sequence TTGAAATTATTCTATCTCGCACTTCTCTGGTCCCTCTGGTGTGCCCTGCACAGCCTCCTTATATCCCGGGTTGTGGTTTCGCGTCTTAAAGAGAGGTATAAGGACCGTTATCGTTTTCACAGGGTTTTCTTCAACCTTGTCTCCATCTTGACCCTGACCCCTGTTTTGATCTATTCCAATTCCCTTCGAGGTGATCCTTTCTTCTCCTGGTCCGGGGCGTGGCGTCCGGTTCAGTTGTTCCTTGTCATGGGTGCCATTGTCCTTTTTTATGCAGGCGGTAAGCACTATGACCTGTGGCAATTTCTGGGTATCCGCCAGGCGACGGAGAACGAATCGAAAAAGGGCCTCACTGAGACTGGTGGGATAGATACCTCCGGTATACTTGGAGTGATCCGACACCCATGGTATATGGCGGCTATACTCATCCTATGGGCCAGGCCTCTGGACATAACAGTTTTGGTAACCAACGCTGTCCTGACTGCATATCTGTTTGTTGGGACAGTTTTGGAGGAAAGAAAGCTTGTTGAGGAGTTCGGCGAAGAATACCGTGATTATAAGAAACGAGTGCCAATGTTTTTCCCGTGGAGGAGGGGTAATAATAACGGGTAA
- a CDS encoding DUF302 domain-containing protein — protein sequence MVTIESRHSVQITADRLEPILEEKGMTVFSRIDHAAGAAGIGETLRPAILFIFGNPKVGTALMKCGQTAGIDLPLKILIWEDDSGLVKLSYNDPRYIADRHGISDCGQVLEKMTGALKAFAEKASE from the coding sequence ATGGTCACCATTGAAAGCAGGCACAGCGTACAGATAACCGCTGACCGCCTTGAACCCATATTAGAGGAGAAGGGGATGACCGTCTTCTCCAGGATCGACCACGCCGCCGGGGCAGCCGGGATAGGCGAGACCCTCAGGCCTGCGATTCTTTTCATCTTTGGAAACCCCAAGGTTGGCACTGCGCTCATGAAGTGCGGCCAGACGGCAGGGATCGATCTACCCCTCAAAATACTCATCTGGGAGGATGATTCGGGCCTGGTGAAACTGTCTTACAACGACCCCCGATATATTGCCGACCGCCACGGCATCAGCGACTGCGGACAGGTGCTGGAAAAGATGACCGGAGCGTTAAAGGCGTTTGCCGAAAAAGCATCAGAGTAA
- a CDS encoding DUF169 domain-containing protein, protein MKDILKNLNEAIHDNAKPATFPVAVRLAKKGEELHQRHSRPGADFGHPVAVCQGLNIARTFGWTLLFDSADHACPLASVAAGHIKPDGFLDNTVGDFYQDDPEVAKRMEAVYPRQEMGAVEQIWLSVLGRCEYDPDLVIVYGNPGIRFHALNASIRDW, encoded by the coding sequence GTGAAGGACATTCTGAAAAATCTAAACGAGGCGATTCATGACAACGCAAAACCCGCCACCTTCCCCGTGGCGGTGAGGCTGGCAAAAAAAGGGGAGGAACTCCATCAGAGGCACAGCCGCCCGGGGGCTGATTTTGGTCACCCGGTGGCCGTTTGCCAGGGCTTGAATATAGCCCGAACTTTTGGATGGACCCTTTTATTCGATAGCGCGGACCACGCCTGTCCCCTGGCATCCGTGGCGGCAGGGCACATTAAACCTGATGGATTTCTCGATAACACTGTGGGCGATTTTTATCAGGACGACCCTGAAGTGGCCAAAAGGATGGAGGCTGTCTATCCCAGGCAAGAGATGGGAGCGGTTGAGCAGATCTGGCTTTCGGTCCTCGGGCGCTGTGAGTACGATCCTGACCTGGTCATTGTTTATGGTAATCCGGGGATTCGCTTTCACGCCTTAAATGCCAGCATCCGTGACTGGTGA